In Nocardia sputorum, a single genomic region encodes these proteins:
- a CDS encoding aminotransferase class V-fold PLP-dependent enzyme, whose amino-acid sequence MTTAVDNTCAALARVSGDELRVPLVQGGTATYANFDYAASAPALAQVTDRVQQLLPFYASVHRGAGYASRISTECYEAARGSVSRFLDAADDQVVVFTRNTTDSLNLLASCVPGDTVVLDIEHHANFLPWTRRGRRVVRAAGTVEETIGRLVAELCSRPAALLAVTGASNVTGEVLPLERLATIAHQCGARILVDAAQLAPHRRISLRDTGIDYLAFSGHKLYAPFGAGVLVGKRDWLDAARPYLAGGGAVREVRTDEAEWAPAPQRHEAGSPNVLGAAALAAACDALGAIDAETLAAHEHRLADRLRDGLAAIPGVQLLRIWTDSLDSVGIVAFTLDDFAPGHVAAYLSAEHGIGVRDGRFCAHPLLTRLGLDGALRASIGLGTTSADVDRLIEAIATLARTGTTWNYATENGVWNPTPETRPFTSTAPTGAAPCLIG is encoded by the coding sequence ATGACTACTGCTGTCGACAACACCTGTGCCGCCCTCGCCCGAGTCTCCGGTGACGAACTGCGCGTGCCCCTGGTGCAGGGCGGAACCGCGACCTACGCCAACTTCGACTACGCGGCGAGCGCACCGGCATTGGCCCAGGTCACCGACCGGGTGCAGCAGCTGCTGCCGTTCTACGCCAGCGTGCATCGCGGCGCGGGCTACGCCTCCCGGATCTCCACCGAGTGCTACGAGGCCGCCCGCGGGTCGGTCTCCCGCTTCCTCGACGCCGCCGACGATCAGGTGGTGGTCTTCACCCGCAACACCACCGACTCGCTGAATCTGCTCGCGTCCTGCGTCCCCGGCGACACCGTGGTGCTCGACATCGAGCACCACGCCAACTTCCTGCCCTGGACCAGGCGGGGCAGGCGCGTCGTGCGGGCCGCGGGCACGGTCGAGGAGACCATCGGCAGGCTGGTCGCCGAACTGTGCAGCAGGCCCGCCGCATTGCTCGCCGTGACCGGTGCGTCGAACGTGACCGGTGAGGTGCTGCCGCTGGAGCGGCTGGCCACCATCGCGCATCAGTGCGGCGCCCGGATCCTCGTGGACGCGGCTCAGCTGGCGCCGCATCGGCGGATCAGTCTGCGCGACACGGGAATCGACTACCTGGCGTTCTCCGGGCACAAGCTCTACGCGCCGTTCGGCGCGGGTGTGCTGGTGGGCAAGCGGGATTGGCTCGATGCGGCGCGGCCCTACCTGGCGGGTGGCGGCGCGGTTCGGGAGGTGCGCACCGACGAGGCCGAATGGGCGCCCGCGCCGCAGCGGCACGAAGCCGGGTCGCCGAACGTGCTCGGCGCCGCCGCGTTGGCCGCCGCCTGTGACGCGCTCGGTGCCATCGACGCCGAAACCCTTGCCGCGCACGAACACCGGCTCGCCGACCGCCTCCGCGACGGCTTGGCCGCGATTCCCGGCGTCCAGCTGTTGCGCATCTGGACCGACAGCCTCGACTCCGTCGGCATCGTCGCGTTCACCCTCGACGACTTCGCCCCCGGCCACGTCGCCGCCTATCTCTCCGCCGAACACGGCATCGGCGTCCGCGACGGTCGCTTCTGCGCCCACCCCCTGCTCACCCGCCTCGGTTTGGACGGCGCGCTGCGCGCCAGCATCGGCCTCGGCACCACCTCCGCCGACGTGGACCGCCTGATCGAGGCGATCGCCACCCTCGCGCGCACGGGCACCACCTGGAATTACGCCACCGAGAACGGTGTCTGGAACCCCACCCCGGAAACGCGCCCCTTCACCTCCACCGCCCCCACCGGCGCGGCCCCCTGCCTGATCGGCTGA
- a CDS encoding flavin reductase family protein — MTDAPRPETDLRVPDDLSGITAEQYRASMRHYPAGVTVVTLTSLRGPVGFTATSFASLSLDPPLVSFNIAHTSSSLSAMLDAASVVIHFLGEHQQHLAHRFSRTAEERFADRSLWTTLDTGEPVLHGTPIWLRATVHQLIPIGDHTFVVGLVTRVHDNTDEKPAAAPLLYYNGRYYRPTALGD, encoded by the coding sequence GTGACCGACGCACCACGACCCGAAACGGATCTGCGGGTCCCCGATGATCTGAGCGGCATCACCGCGGAGCAGTATCGCGCCTCCATGCGCCACTACCCGGCCGGTGTCACCGTCGTCACGCTGACTTCGCTACGGGGGCCGGTCGGCTTCACCGCGACCTCCTTCGCCTCACTGTCGCTGGACCCGCCGCTGGTGTCGTTCAACATCGCGCACACCTCCTCCAGCCTGTCCGCCATGCTGGACGCCGCGTCCGTCGTGATCCACTTCCTCGGCGAACACCAGCAGCACCTGGCCCACCGGTTCTCCCGCACCGCCGAGGAGCGTTTCGCCGACCGCAGCCTGTGGACCACCCTCGACACCGGCGAACCGGTCCTGCACGGCACCCCCATCTGGCTGCGCGCCACCGTGCACCAGCTGATCCCCATCGGCGACCACACCTTCGTCGTCGGCTTGGTCACCCGGGTCCACGACAACACCGACGAGAAGCCCGCCGCCGCACCACTGCTGTACTACAACGGCCGCTACTACCGGCCCACCGCCCTCGGCGACTGA
- a CDS encoding YbaK/EbsC family protein, with amino-acid sequence MRRSSLPPVACRVADTLISRGHHGLIVAQPEPTHTAADAARALGVDVGAITKSLVFLLDDDPVLLLVSGAHQVDLAKTGARLEGTLTRASADMVRRATGQPIGGVAPVGHPTNLPTWVDNALARHRELWAAGGHPNTIFRTSFPELLRITAGLPIDVD; translated from the coding sequence ATGCGCAGGTCGTCATTGCCACCGGTCGCCTGCCGGGTCGCGGACACCCTCATCTCCCGAGGTCATCACGGTCTCATCGTCGCCCAGCCGGAGCCGACGCATACCGCCGCGGACGCCGCGCGAGCGCTCGGCGTCGACGTGGGGGCGATCACGAAGTCCCTGGTGTTCCTGCTCGACGACGACCCGGTGCTACTGCTGGTCTCGGGGGCGCATCAAGTCGACTTGGCGAAGACCGGCGCGCGCCTGGAGGGCACGCTGACCCGCGCCTCCGCCGACATGGTGCGCCGAGCGACCGGCCAGCCGATCGGCGGTGTCGCACCGGTCGGCCACCCGACCAATCTGCCTACGTGGGTGGACAACGCGCTGGCGCGCCACCGCGAACTCTGGGCCGCGGGCGGGCATCCGAACACCATCTTCCGGACCTCGTTCCCGGAGTTGCTGCGCATCACGGCGGGACTCCCCATCGATGTCGACTGA
- a CDS encoding 2-oxo-4-hydroxy-4-carboxy-5-ureidoimidazoline decarboxylase, with the protein MLMHRGIGLDRFNELPRGRAIHALYECCCNVTWAERLADARPYPDHDALLNMADVELLALSQRDLERAFEAVAHESVSAPDVTELARITRAQIAGMLGPPEGYPEY; encoded by the coding sequence ATGCTGATGCACCGGGGAATCGGCCTGGACCGGTTCAACGAATTGCCGCGCGGTCGCGCGATTCACGCACTGTACGAATGCTGCTGCAATGTCACGTGGGCGGAGCGACTGGCCGACGCCCGCCCCTACCCGGATCACGACGCACTGCTGAACATGGCGGACGTCGAATTGCTCGCACTCTCCCAGCGCGATCTCGAGCGCGCCTTCGAAGCCGTTGCGCACGAATCGGTCTCCGCGCCCGACGTGACGGAACTCGCGCGCATCACCCGCGCGCAGATCGCCGGAATGCTCGGGCCGCCCGAGGGCTACCCGGAATACTGA
- a CDS encoding crotonase/enoyl-CoA hydratase family protein yields MTDWQAFTVETKDHVAQVTLIGPGKGNAMGPDFWRELPEVFQELDADPEVRAIVLTGSGKHFSYGLDLPAMSGTFGPLLADRALAAPRTDFLTEVRKMQASITAVADCRKPVIAAVSGWCIGGGLDLIAAADIRYASAEAKFSLREAKVAIVADVGSLHRLPGIIGEGHLRELAYTGKDIDAARAEKIGLVNDVLPDQEAALDAAHATAREIAANPPLVVPGVKDVLDQRRKDEIAAGLRYVSAWNAAFLPSEDLTEAIKAVFEKRTPEFRGQ; encoded by the coding sequence ATGACAGATTGGCAGGCTTTCACCGTCGAAACCAAGGATCACGTCGCGCAGGTGACGTTGATCGGCCCCGGCAAGGGCAACGCGATGGGTCCCGACTTCTGGCGCGAGCTGCCGGAGGTGTTCCAGGAGCTGGACGCCGACCCCGAGGTGCGGGCGATCGTGCTGACCGGGTCGGGCAAGCATTTCTCCTACGGCCTGGACCTGCCCGCGATGAGCGGCACGTTCGGCCCGCTGCTGGCCGATCGCGCCCTGGCCGCGCCGCGCACCGACTTCCTCACCGAGGTGCGCAAGATGCAGGCATCGATCACGGCCGTGGCGGACTGCCGCAAGCCGGTGATCGCGGCGGTGTCCGGCTGGTGCATCGGCGGCGGGCTGGACCTCATCGCGGCGGCCGACATCCGCTACGCCAGCGCGGAGGCCAAGTTCAGCCTGCGTGAGGCCAAGGTCGCGATCGTCGCCGACGTGGGCTCGCTGCACCGGCTACCCGGCATCATCGGCGAGGGGCACCTGCGTGAGCTCGCCTACACCGGCAAGGACATCGACGCCGCTCGCGCGGAGAAGATCGGTTTGGTCAACGATGTCCTCCCGGACCAGGAGGCGGCGCTGGACGCGGCGCACGCCACCGCACGCGAGATCGCCGCGAACCCGCCGCTGGTGGTGCCAGGCGTCAAGGACGTGCTGGATCAGCGGCGCAAGGACGAGATCGCCGCTGGACTGCGCTACGTCTCCGCGTGGAATGCCGCGTTCCTGCCCTCGGAGGACCTCACCGAGGCGATCAAGGCCGTCTTCGAGAAGCGCACGCCGGAATTCCGCGGCCAGTGA
- a CDS encoding inorganic diphosphatase: MEFDVTIEIPKGSRNKYEVDHETGRVRLDRFLYTSMVYPADYGYIENTLGEDGDPLDALVLLPDSVFPGVIVEARPVAMYKMTDEAGGDDKILCVPAGDPRWDHIQDLKDVPEFELAAIKHFFERYKDLEPGKYVKGSEWVGRAEAEAEVEASIQRLKDQGGH, from the coding sequence GTGGAGTTCGACGTCACCATCGAGATCCCGAAGGGTTCCCGGAACAAGTACGAGGTCGATCACGAGACCGGCCGGGTCCGGCTCGACCGGTTCCTGTACACGTCCATGGTCTATCCCGCCGACTACGGCTACATCGAGAACACCCTCGGCGAGGACGGTGACCCGCTGGACGCGCTGGTCCTGCTGCCCGATTCGGTGTTCCCCGGCGTGATCGTCGAGGCCCGTCCGGTCGCGATGTACAAGATGACCGACGAGGCGGGCGGCGACGACAAGATCCTGTGCGTGCCCGCGGGCGACCCGCGCTGGGACCACATCCAGGATCTGAAGGACGTCCCGGAGTTCGAACTCGCCGCGATCAAGCACTTCTTCGAGCGCTACAAGGACCTGGAGCCCGGCAAGTACGTCAAGGGCTCGGAGTGGGTGGGCCGGGCCGAGGCCGAGGCCGAGGTGGAAGCGTCCATCCAGCGCCTGAAAGATCAGGGCGGGCACTGA
- the dacB gene encoding D-alanyl-D-alanine carboxypeptidase/D-alanyl-D-alanine endopeptidase produces MGGLAARRRRNRWIWISSTMVVLIVAAAVALLAVRPWTPEFRHGGLTVAAPPDPVEPSPQVGPARSTDSAPSPAGVAAALAPVIANPDLGAFAGQVTDAGSGTVLWSGDANRPMIPSSTAKILTAAAALLTLPVEHRVTTKVVAGAAPNEAVLVGGGDPTLTAQPDGKGYYPNGPRLSDLVNQIKSAGRAVDTIVVDISAYTGPTMAQGWDPVDIPEGSIAPIEPVMIDGGRLQPLVEYSPRTPTPALDAGRRLATDLGLDPAKVRTGVAPAGAAEIASVQSAPLRDRLRDMMVYSDNVLAETIGREIATATGGPASFAGGVTAVRTALSKAGFDLSGLDMHDSSGLSVDDRIPARLLDRVVATAAEPTGATAVQPAGTKAKPETNRVAATLAPMLDALPVAGATGSLTSRYVTRDRQGAGWVRAKTGTLSVSSALVGYVLDADGRVLTFALMSNDRPPEVSRPALDAIAGTLRNCGCS; encoded by the coding sequence ATCGGTGGGCTGGCTGCCCGGCGGCGCCGCAACAGATGGATCTGGATCTCGAGCACGATGGTCGTACTGATCGTCGCCGCCGCCGTGGCGCTGCTCGCGGTGCGTCCGTGGACCCCTGAGTTCCGGCACGGTGGTCTCACCGTCGCCGCCCCGCCCGATCCGGTCGAGCCGTCGCCACAGGTCGGCCCGGCCCGGTCCACCGATTCCGCGCCGAGTCCGGCGGGGGTCGCCGCGGCGCTGGCCCCGGTTATCGCCAATCCGGACCTCGGCGCGTTCGCCGGGCAGGTGACCGACGCGGGCAGCGGGACGGTGCTGTGGAGCGGTGACGCGAACCGGCCGATGATCCCGTCGTCCACCGCGAAGATCCTCACCGCCGCGGCCGCCTTGCTCACGCTGCCCGTGGAGCACCGGGTGACCACGAAGGTCGTCGCCGGTGCGGCGCCGAACGAAGCGGTGCTGGTCGGCGGCGGCGATCCGACGCTCACCGCGCAACCGGACGGCAAGGGGTACTACCCGAACGGGCCGCGCCTGTCCGACCTGGTGAACCAGATCAAGTCCGCGGGCCGCGCGGTGGACACGATCGTCGTCGACATCTCCGCCTACACCGGCCCCACCATGGCGCAGGGCTGGGACCCGGTCGACATCCCCGAGGGTTCCATCGCCCCCATCGAGCCGGTGATGATCGACGGCGGTCGCCTGCAGCCGCTGGTCGAGTACTCGCCGCGCACCCCCACGCCCGCGCTGGACGCCGGGCGGCGGCTGGCGACCGATCTGGGGCTGGACCCCGCCAAGGTCAGGACGGGTGTCGCGCCCGCAGGCGCCGCCGAGATCGCTTCCGTGCAGTCGGCGCCGCTGCGCGACCGGCTGCGGGACATGATGGTCTACTCCGACAATGTGCTGGCCGAGACGATCGGCCGGGAGATCGCGACGGCCACCGGCGGCCCGGCGTCCTTCGCCGGTGGGGTCACCGCGGTGCGCACGGCGCTGAGCAAGGCCGGTTTCGATCTGTCCGGGCTGGATATGCACGACAGCAGCGGGCTTTCGGTCGACGACCGGATTCCCGCGCGATTGCTCGACCGCGTCGTGGCGACCGCGGCCGAGCCCACCGGCGCCACGGCGGTGCAACCGGCCGGTACCAAGGCCAAGCCCGAGACCAACCGGGTCGCGGCCACCTTGGCGCCGATGCTCGACGCCCTACCGGTCGCGGGCGCAACGGGGTCGCTGACCAGCCGCTACGTCACGCGGGACCGCCAGGGCGCGGGCTGGGTGCGGGCCAAGACCGGAACTCTGTCGGTCTCCAGCGCGTTGGTCGGGTATGTGCTGGACGCCGATGGGCGGGTGCTGACCTTCGCACTGATGTCGAACGATCGACCGCCGGAGGTCAGCAGGCCCGCGTTGGACGCGATCGCAGGCACGCTGCGAAACTGTGGATGCTCCTGA
- a CDS encoding zinc-dependent metalloprotease, giving the protein MTQQGSETAEFGSAGADERRKGRSGLSGVVDWRLAARTGSALVPAGPRTSRYSAEQVVAELAESSVRAEAPVREVSGLLDDRPVPAARIVDRPGWITAAADSMAQLTGTGEARLDRKLAGKPAGVQAGAMLAFLSTAILGQYDPFTGSDGTLLLVAPNIVAVERALGVSASDFRLWVCLHEVTHRVQFSSAPWLGDYMRANVEVLGEVADEPLSDMLSRLVGEVRERRRGSTPDDPAARGVVGLLRATQAPPQRAALDRLLMLGTLLEGHADHVMDAVGPAVVPSVEQIRTAFDQRRRRPTNPVQRILRALLGVDAKVAQYVRGKKFVDEVVGAVGMTRFNTVWTDAETLPRTDEIEHPQRWIERVLA; this is encoded by the coding sequence ATGACCCAGCAAGGTTCCGAGACAGCCGAATTCGGCTCCGCCGGTGCGGACGAGCGGCGTAAGGGCCGCTCGGGTCTGTCCGGTGTGGTCGATTGGCGCCTGGCCGCGCGAACCGGCTCCGCCCTGGTGCCCGCCGGTCCGCGCACGTCGCGCTATTCGGCCGAGCAGGTGGTCGCCGAACTCGCCGAGTCCTCCGTGCGGGCCGAGGCGCCGGTTCGCGAGGTCAGCGGGTTGCTGGACGACCGGCCGGTACCGGCGGCCCGGATCGTCGACCGCCCGGGCTGGATCACGGCCGCCGCCGACTCGATGGCCCAGCTCACCGGGACCGGCGAGGCGCGGTTGGACCGCAAGTTGGCGGGCAAACCCGCCGGAGTGCAGGCGGGTGCCATGCTCGCCTTCCTGTCCACCGCGATTCTCGGTCAATACGACCCGTTCACGGGCTCGGACGGCACCCTGCTACTGGTCGCGCCGAACATCGTGGCGGTCGAACGGGCGCTGGGGGTGTCGGCGAGCGATTTCCGGCTGTGGGTGTGCCTGCACGAGGTGACCCACCGGGTGCAGTTCTCCTCCGCCCCCTGGCTCGGCGACTACATGCGCGCCAACGTCGAGGTGCTCGGCGAGGTCGCCGACGAGCCGCTGAGCGACATGCTGTCCCGCCTGGTCGGCGAGGTGCGCGAGCGCCGTCGCGGGTCCACCCCCGACGACCCGGCCGCGCGCGGCGTGGTCGGCCTGCTGCGCGCCACGCAGGCGCCGCCGCAGCGCGCGGCGCTGGACCGTCTGCTCATGCTCGGCACCCTGCTGGAGGGGCACGCTGATCACGTCATGGATGCGGTCGGTCCCGCGGTCGTGCCGTCGGTCGAGCAGATCCGCACCGCGTTCGACCAGCGCCGCAGGCGTCCGACGAACCCGGTGCAACGCATCCTGCGCGCCCTGCTCGGCGTGGACGCGAAGGTCGCCCAGTATGTGCGCGGCAAGAAATTCGTGGACGAGGTCGTCGGGGCTGTGGGGATGACGCGGTTCAACACCGTGTGGACCGACGCCGAGACCTTGCCGCGCACCGACGAGATCGAGCATCCGCAGCGCTGGATCGAGCGCGTGCTGGCCTGA
- the tilS gene encoding tRNA lysidine(34) synthetase TilS, translating into MGRAPGTTPGRSSAPATGPARLPETAAVLAVRRAVRDWLGRFGPRETDEQAVAVALSGGADSLALTAAAVVEMNAVDALVVDHRLQPGSGAVAAEAAAQALALGCRSARVLAVQVGTAGGLEAAARRARYAALDSARSGLPVLLGHTLDDQAETVLLGLARGSGGRSIQGMAACAEPWGRPLLGVRRETTRQMCADLGVTPHDDPHNAAPEFTRVRLRTEALPLLEQILGGGVAPALARTAEQLREDGAVLDVLAADLRHTAGDGQALVIETLATAPAALRKRAIRAWLLDNGAKALTTKHLQAVDELVTAWRGQGGVAVGGGRPGSRLVAGREHGRLTLRLDEDGIGSMTQTEPAQRAHHHGRESS; encoded by the coding sequence ATGGGGCGTGCGCCAGGAACGACACCCGGGCGCTCATCCGCGCCCGCCACAGGCCCCGCCCGGTTGCCCGAGACCGCTGCCGTGCTCGCCGTCCGCCGGGCGGTCCGCGACTGGCTGGGCAGGTTCGGGCCGCGCGAGACCGACGAGCAGGCGGTGGCGGTCGCGTTGTCCGGTGGCGCTGATTCGCTGGCCCTCACCGCGGCGGCGGTGGTGGAGATGAACGCGGTGGACGCGCTGGTGGTCGATCATCGCCTGCAGCCCGGGTCCGGCGCGGTCGCCGCCGAGGCGGCGGCGCAGGCGCTGGCGCTCGGCTGCCGGTCCGCGCGCGTGCTCGCGGTCCAGGTCGGCACCGCGGGCGGCTTGGAAGCCGCCGCTCGCCGGGCCCGCTACGCCGCGTTGGACTCGGCGCGCTCGGGCTTGCCGGTGCTGCTCGGTCACACCCTCGACGACCAGGCCGAAACGGTGTTGCTGGGCCTCGCGCGGGGCTCCGGTGGCCGCTCGATCCAAGGGATGGCCGCCTGTGCCGAGCCGTGGGGACGGCCGTTGCTCGGCGTGCGCCGGGAAACCACCCGGCAGATGTGCGCCGACCTGGGCGTGACGCCGCACGACGATCCGCACAACGCGGCGCCGGAGTTCACCAGGGTCCGGCTGCGCACCGAGGCGCTGCCGCTGTTGGAGCAGATCCTCGGCGGTGGCGTGGCCCCCGCGCTGGCGCGCACGGCCGAGCAGCTGCGCGAGGACGGCGCGGTGCTGGACGTGCTCGCCGCCGACCTGCGGCACACCGCCGGTGATGGGCAGGCGCTGGTGATCGAGACCCTCGCCACTGCGCCCGCCGCCCTCCGCAAACGGGCGATCCGGGCATGGCTGCTGGACAACGGGGCGAAAGCCCTGACCACGAAGCATTTACAGGCAGTCGACGAACTGGTTACCGCTTGGCGCGGGCAGGGCGGCGTCGCGGTCGGCGGAGGAAGGCCGGGTAGCAGGTTGGTCGCCGGGCGTGAACATGGCAGGCTGACACTGCGGCTGGACGAGGACGGCATCGGATCGATGACGCAGACCGAACCGGCCCAACGGGCTCACCACCACGGAAGGGAATCCAGCTGA
- the hpt gene encoding hypoxanthine phosphoribosyltransferase: MYGDDIASVLITEEQIAAKTQELAELIAKRYPPDAPEGDLLLVGVLKGAIFFMTDLAKALPIPTQMEFMAVSSYGSSTSSSGVVRIMKDLDKDIAGRNVLIVEDIIDSGLTLSWLKRNLSTRNPASLEVVTLLRKPDALRTPVEVAHVGFDIPNEFVVGYGLDYAERYRDLPYIGTLDPKVYGG, from the coding sequence GTGTACGGGGATGACATCGCGTCGGTGCTGATCACCGAGGAACAGATCGCCGCCAAGACCCAGGAGCTGGCCGAACTCATCGCCAAGCGGTATCCCCCGGACGCTCCCGAGGGCGATCTGCTGCTGGTGGGTGTGCTCAAGGGCGCCATCTTCTTCATGACCGACCTGGCCAAGGCGCTGCCGATCCCCACCCAGATGGAATTCATGGCCGTCTCGTCCTACGGGTCGTCGACCTCGTCCTCGGGTGTCGTGCGCATCATGAAGGACCTGGACAAGGACATCGCGGGCCGCAACGTCCTGATCGTCGAGGACATCATCGACTCCGGGCTCACGCTGTCCTGGCTCAAGCGGAACCTGTCCACCCGCAACCCGGCTTCGCTCGAGGTGGTCACCCTGCTACGCAAGCCCGACGCGTTACGCACGCCCGTGGAGGTCGCGCACGTCGGCTTCGACATCCCGAACGAATTCGTCGTGGGTTACGGCCTCGACTACGCGGAGCGCTACCGCGACCTGCCCTACATCGGCACCTTGGATCCCAAGGTCTACGGCGGCTGA
- a CDS encoding cyclase family protein: MTTPRPLGRLVNLSHVHDPATTPLYPEDPEFGTDVVATIADHGYYLRYIRQGEHTGTHWGAPIHFRADGLAAHELDPDDLLLPAVKIDVRHRCATDRDYAITVDDLTRWEAGHGRIPDGAAVIAWTGWDAKWGTPEFIGTGESAGRQPGFAVETVEWLLRSGRLGRRGALGIDTFGPDVGTDQTYEVSKLLYGERRISLECMANLAALPASGAWVLVGGPLYRGGSGSPATIFGILPG, encoded by the coding sequence ATGACCACGCCGCGCCCGCTGGGACGGTTGGTGAATCTGTCGCACGTCCACGACCCGGCCACCACGCCGCTGTACCCGGAGGACCCCGAGTTCGGCACCGACGTGGTGGCCACGATCGCCGATCACGGCTATTACCTGCGCTACATCCGGCAAGGCGAGCACACCGGAACCCATTGGGGCGCACCGATCCATTTCCGCGCCGACGGACTGGCCGCGCACGAACTGGACCCGGACGACCTGCTGCTGCCCGCGGTGAAGATCGATGTCCGGCACCGCTGCGCGACCGATCGCGACTACGCGATCACGGTGGACGATCTGACGCGCTGGGAGGCCGGACACGGCCGGATCCCGGACGGAGCGGCGGTGATCGCCTGGACCGGCTGGGACGCCAAATGGGGTACACCGGAGTTCATCGGCACGGGCGAATCGGCCGGTCGTCAGCCCGGTTTCGCGGTGGAGACGGTGGAATGGCTGCTGCGCAGCGGCAGGCTCGGCCGCCGTGGCGCGCTCGGCATCGACACGTTCGGTCCGGATGTGGGTACCGACCAGACGTACGAGGTGTCCAAGCTGCTCTACGGCGAACGCCGGATCAGCTTGGAATGCATGGCGAACCTGGCCGCGCTGCCCGCGAGCGGGGCATGGGTGCTGGTCGGCGGACCGCTCTATCGCGGCGGTTCCGGCTCCCCGGCAACGATTTTCGGCATCCTGCCCGGCTGA